One genomic region from Solwaraspora sp. WMMD792 encodes:
- a CDS encoding cation diffusion facilitator family transporter, whose amino-acid sequence MGVGHDHGAGSTGQRHYGRLWAAFALLAGFMVVEAVTALATGSLALLSDAGHMFTDVLGIGMALAAIAATRRPTGEPQRTFGLYRLEVLAALANAVLLAGVALYVLVEAARRFADPEPVTVGPMLVVAVAGLLANIVAFALLRQGARESLNVRGAYLEVLGDLLGSVGVLVAATVIATTGWWYADPLVAVGVGVFILPRTWRLARAALRILVQAAPEHVEVARVRSRLATVPGVCDVHDLHVWTLTPGMEVASAHLAVTPSADIGTVLRDARTALHDEFGIEHATLQIEPLAPADSCGPADW is encoded by the coding sequence GTGGGAGTCGGACACGATCACGGCGCCGGGAGCACCGGCCAGCGACACTACGGGCGTCTCTGGGCCGCCTTCGCCCTGCTGGCGGGCTTCATGGTCGTCGAGGCGGTCACCGCGCTGGCCACCGGCTCCCTGGCACTGCTGTCCGACGCCGGGCACATGTTCACCGACGTACTCGGCATCGGCATGGCGCTCGCGGCGATAGCCGCGACCCGGCGACCGACCGGGGAGCCGCAGCGCACCTTCGGCCTCTACCGCCTCGAGGTGCTGGCCGCGCTGGCGAACGCCGTACTGCTCGCCGGGGTCGCGCTCTACGTCCTGGTTGAGGCGGCCCGCCGGTTCGCCGATCCGGAGCCGGTGACGGTCGGCCCGATGCTGGTGGTGGCGGTCGCCGGACTGCTCGCCAACATCGTCGCCTTCGCCCTGCTGCGCCAGGGGGCCAGGGAGAGCCTCAACGTACGGGGCGCCTACCTGGAGGTACTCGGCGACCTGCTCGGCTCGGTGGGAGTGCTGGTGGCCGCCACGGTGATCGCCACCACCGGCTGGTGGTACGCCGACCCGCTGGTCGCCGTCGGTGTCGGGGTGTTCATCCTGCCGCGCACCTGGCGGCTGGCCCGGGCCGCGCTGCGCATCCTGGTGCAGGCGGCGCCGGAGCATGTGGAGGTCGCCCGGGTCCGCAGCCGGCTGGCCACCGTGCCGGGCGTCTGCGACGTGCACGACCTCCACGTCTGGACGCTCACCCCGGGCATGGAGGTGGCCTCGGCACACCTGGCCGTGACCCCGTCAGCCGATATCGGCACGGTGCTGCGGGACGCCCGGACGGCCCTGCACGACGAGTTCGGTATCGAGCACGCGACGCTGCAGATCGAGCCGCTGGCCCCCGCCGACTCCTGTGGACCGGCCGACTGGTGA
- a CDS encoding glycosyl hydrolase: MNLSIRGARTGRTPRRILAATTVTALAATGLIFGVLRTADAATVGAGSYTTTRPAGAAAPTACGNISANPRQYVTGNAPAGAVPTNDWWSSLLFKRYNCAYSDPLHAHPMSFQPTAGGLGVSYTTEAAISGTSTGVGEYHYPYTREFTLGVAGLNAPDVKVDGWTDWTVSPYWSDGARTLRATVGHGLPFVYAQVTGGNAELSFPGTPTVWHHGGTRVGFSMRGHDYVAYAPSGATWTVNGTTISSTLAGRGYFSVALLPTGAGTSAARRTALMDSYGRYAHAHVTGTRVSWSYDQASSTVDATYSFTTTAREGSVTGTVVSLYPHQWKHLDGGSPIAETYVSARGPMRNLIGATSFRTAMRFHGVLPEVPAVATSVGADLATLTAHLDQAASGDPLAGFDNDTYWTGKALGRAARLAEIADQLGRTAQRDHLLTAIRNRLTDWFTASPGKTQRVFFYDQAWGTLVGYPASYGSDTDLNDHHFHYGYYIAAAATLAKFDPTWAATSQYGGMVNLLIRDANSWDRNDPMFPFLRDFDIYAGHDWAAGHGAFFAGNNQESSSEGMNFANALIQWGLATGNTAIRDAGLYIYTTQSAAIQEYWFDSSDTNFPASFGHRSVGMVWGDGGAYATWFSAEPEMIQGINMLPVTGGSLYLGYRPDYIATNWNALVTNNGGPPTVWQDILWSFQALGDANGALANLRANPNYPVEEGESRAHTFHWVRNLAALGRVDTGVTANTALYAVFNRNGARTYVASNITASPVTVTFSDGTRMTVPAGRTATTGAHTWSGGNATGAPTTPNPSPSLSPTPPTSPTPDPTTPPVTTDLFHLRSAGVLSNTAGTNATTVTVPSAGGANHDGTPHNPVTFRACGLTGAYRSAASTFDLQVDAGTSVGAGIQARVSYDFTGSGSYGRTETYHYFATDPVPGTESYRQSAGLKSASGEFRAMSNGCVRLELWNAIGNAPTTVRVDAASADAGRSTLRVPFRIG, encoded by the coding sequence ATGAACCTGTCGATCCGTGGCGCGCGAACAGGTCGTACGCCGCGCCGGATCCTGGCAGCCACCACCGTGACGGCGCTGGCCGCCACCGGACTGATCTTCGGCGTACTGCGCACCGCCGACGCCGCCACCGTCGGCGCCGGCAGCTACACCACCACCCGCCCGGCGGGCGCGGCCGCCCCGACCGCCTGCGGCAACATCTCCGCCAACCCCCGGCAGTACGTCACGGGCAACGCCCCAGCCGGCGCGGTGCCGACCAACGACTGGTGGTCGTCGCTGCTGTTCAAGCGGTACAACTGCGCCTACTCCGACCCGCTGCACGCCCACCCGATGTCGTTCCAGCCGACCGCCGGCGGACTCGGCGTCTCCTACACCACCGAGGCGGCGATCTCCGGCACGTCGACCGGCGTCGGCGAATACCACTACCCGTACACCCGGGAGTTCACCCTCGGCGTCGCCGGACTCAACGCCCCGGACGTCAAGGTCGACGGCTGGACCGACTGGACGGTCAGCCCGTACTGGTCCGACGGGGCCCGTACCCTGCGCGCGACCGTCGGCCACGGTCTGCCGTTCGTGTACGCCCAGGTCACCGGCGGCAACGCGGAACTGTCGTTTCCCGGCACCCCGACGGTCTGGCACCACGGCGGCACCCGGGTCGGCTTCTCCATGCGCGGCCACGACTACGTCGCCTACGCCCCCAGCGGCGCGACCTGGACCGTCAACGGGACCACCATCAGCTCCACCCTCGCCGGCCGCGGCTACTTCTCCGTCGCGCTGCTGCCGACCGGCGCCGGCACCAGCGCCGCGCGGCGCACCGCCCTGATGGACAGCTACGGCCGGTACGCCCACGCGCACGTCACCGGCACCCGGGTCAGCTGGAGCTACGATCAGGCCAGCAGCACGGTCGACGCCACCTACAGCTTCACCACCACGGCCCGGGAGGGCTCCGTCACCGGCACGGTCGTCTCCCTCTATCCCCACCAGTGGAAGCACCTCGACGGCGGCAGCCCGATCGCCGAGACCTACGTGTCGGCCCGGGGCCCGATGCGCAACCTGATCGGCGCGACATCGTTCCGGACCGCGATGCGCTTCCACGGCGTACTGCCGGAGGTCCCGGCGGTGGCCACCAGCGTCGGTGCCGACCTCGCCACGCTCACCGCGCACCTGGACCAGGCCGCGTCCGGCGACCCGCTCGCCGGCTTCGACAACGACACCTACTGGACCGGCAAGGCGCTCGGCCGGGCCGCCCGGCTGGCCGAGATCGCCGACCAGCTCGGCCGCACCGCCCAGCGCGACCACCTGCTCACCGCGATCCGGAACCGGCTGACCGACTGGTTCACCGCCAGCCCCGGCAAGACCCAACGGGTGTTCTTCTACGACCAGGCCTGGGGCACTCTGGTCGGCTACCCCGCCTCGTACGGCTCCGACACCGATCTCAACGACCACCACTTCCACTACGGCTACTACATCGCCGCCGCCGCGACGCTGGCCAAGTTCGACCCCACCTGGGCGGCGACCAGCCAGTACGGCGGAATGGTCAACCTGCTGATCCGCGACGCCAACAGCTGGGACCGCAACGACCCGATGTTCCCGTTCCTGCGCGACTTCGACATCTACGCCGGCCATGACTGGGCCGCCGGACACGGAGCGTTCTTCGCCGGCAACAACCAGGAGTCGTCCTCGGAGGGAATGAACTTCGCCAACGCCCTGATCCAGTGGGGCCTGGCCACCGGCAACACCGCGATCCGCGACGCCGGGCTGTACATCTACACCACCCAGTCGGCGGCCATCCAGGAATACTGGTTCGACTCCTCGGACACCAACTTCCCGGCCTCCTTCGGCCACCGGTCGGTCGGGATGGTCTGGGGCGACGGCGGGGCGTACGCCACCTGGTTCAGCGCCGAGCCGGAGATGATCCAGGGCATCAACATGCTGCCGGTCACCGGCGGTTCGCTCTATCTCGGCTACCGGCCGGACTACATCGCCACCAACTGGAACGCGCTGGTCACCAACAACGGCGGCCCGCCGACGGTCTGGCAGGACATCCTCTGGTCGTTCCAGGCGCTCGGCGACGCCAACGGCGCCCTGGCCAACCTGCGGGCGAACCCCAACTACCCGGTCGAGGAGGGCGAGAGCCGGGCGCACACCTTCCACTGGGTACGCAACCTGGCAGCGTTGGGCCGGGTCGACACCGGCGTCACCGCGAACACTGCCCTGTACGCGGTGTTCAACCGCAACGGTGCCCGCACCTATGTGGCGAGCAACATCACCGCATCGCCGGTCACGGTCACCTTCTCCGACGGCACCCGGATGACCGTGCCGGCCGGCCGGACCGCCACCACCGGGGCGCATACCTGGAGCGGCGGCAACGCCACCGGCGCCCCGACCACCCCCAACCCGTCACCGAGCCTGTCCCCAACGCCGCCGACCTCGCCCACGCCGGATCCGACCACCCCGCCGGTCACCACGGACCTGTTCCATCTGCGGTCCGCCGGGGTGCTGAGCAACACCGCCGGAACGAACGCGACGACGGTCACGGTGCCGTCGGCCGGCGGGGCGAACCACGACGGTACGCCGCACAATCCGGTCACCTTCCGGGCCTGCGGGTTGACCGGTGCGTACCGGTCGGCGGCCAGCACGTTCGACCTCCAGGTGGACGCAGGCACCTCGGTCGGTGCGGGCATCCAGGCCCGGGTGTCGTACGACTTCACCGGCTCCGGCAGCTACGGCCGTACGGAGACCTACCACTACTTCGCCACCGACCCGGTGCCCGGCACGGAGTCCTACCGGCAGAGCGCCGGACTGAAATCCGCCTCGGGTGAGTTCCGGGCGATGAGCAACGGGTGCGTCCGGCTGGAGTTGTGGAACGCGATCGGTAACGCACCGACCACGGTTCGGGTCGACGCGGCGAGCGCCGACGCCGGTCGGTCAACCCTGCGGGTGCCGTTCCGGATCGGCTGA
- a CDS encoding serine/threonine-protein kinase: protein MGTTILRRYVLLRPIGRGGVSLVYQAIDVDSARPFAIKLLAPAAADDRRARDDIRREASITQRLRHPSVPRVYDVGELPLPGGGTSSYVVMELICGESLADRLTGGPLPWPTAVRTAGTAADVLAVAHRRGVVHRDLTAGNVMLTRSGAKIIDFGLARLAGPPAAGRPPGTVAGSGRPGDDVYSLGVLLYHMLTGRLPYPGISPGSPVTGVRTGALAPTPVLAVAGLPRPVADLCRACMSKRPENRPTSVEAAFALWDLLGDSGVGVDSGSGSGVGIGPHSGIGPHSGIGPHSGIGVARASHDVLP, encoded by the coding sequence GTGGGTACCACCATTCTCCGGCGCTATGTCCTTCTTCGTCCGATCGGTCGCGGTGGGGTGTCGCTCGTCTACCAGGCGATCGACGTCGACTCGGCCCGACCGTTCGCGATCAAGTTGCTGGCACCGGCCGCCGCCGACGACCGACGCGCCAGGGACGACATCCGCCGGGAGGCGTCGATCACCCAGCGGTTGCGGCATCCGAGTGTGCCCCGCGTCTACGACGTCGGCGAACTGCCGCTACCCGGGGGCGGCACGTCGTCGTACGTCGTCATGGAGCTGATCTGCGGCGAGTCGCTGGCTGACCGGCTGACCGGCGGTCCGTTGCCGTGGCCGACCGCGGTGCGCACGGCGGGCACCGCCGCAGACGTGCTGGCGGTGGCCCACCGGCGGGGTGTGGTGCACCGGGACCTCACCGCCGGCAACGTGATGTTGACCCGGTCCGGTGCCAAGATCATTGATTTCGGGCTGGCTCGGTTGGCGGGCCCGCCGGCGGCCGGCCGGCCGCCGGGGACGGTGGCCGGCTCCGGTCGACCGGGCGACGACGTCTACTCCCTCGGCGTCTTGCTCTACCACATGCTGACCGGGCGGTTGCCGTACCCGGGGATCAGCCCGGGGTCGCCGGTGACCGGTGTGCGGACAGGGGCCCTGGCTCCCACCCCGGTGCTGGCGGTCGCCGGGTTGCCGCGTCCCGTGGCCGATCTCTGCCGGGCCTGCATGAGCAAGCGTCCGGAGAACCGACCGACCAGCGTCGAGGCGGCGTTCGCGCTCTGGGACCTGCTCGGCGACAGCGGCGTCGGCGTCGACAGCGGCAGCGGCAGCGGCGTCGGCATCGGCCCACACAGCGGGATCGGCCCACACAGCGGGATCGGCCCACACAGCGGGATCGGCGTTGCCAGGGCGAGTCACGACGTTCTGCCCTGA
- a CDS encoding STAS domain-containing protein: MSLSVVTSTLPGAVVEISPQGEIDVDTAHEVREAVQAVLTNGRPTRIQLNMRLVTFIDSVGISAMVAGFQAAEVSGIKLVVTEPSRFVHRQLWVTGLLGLFGAPEPYVGDSAEREVPLS, from the coding sequence GTGAGCCTGTCGGTTGTCACATCGACGCTGCCTGGTGCAGTGGTCGAGATTTCACCACAGGGTGAGATCGACGTGGATACCGCGCATGAGGTGCGTGAAGCGGTGCAGGCGGTGCTGACCAACGGCCGTCCGACCCGGATCCAGCTGAACATGCGGCTGGTGACGTTCATCGACTCGGTGGGCATCAGCGCGATGGTTGCCGGTTTCCAGGCGGCCGAGGTGAGCGGCATCAAGCTGGTGGTGACCGAGCCGAGCCGGTTCGTGCACCGTCAGTTGTGGGTGACCGGGCTGCTCGGTCTGTTCGGCGCGCCTGAGCCGTATGTCGGCGACAGCGCCGAGCGCGAGGTGCCGCTCTCCTGA
- a CDS encoding cellulose binding domain-containing protein, with protein MRRTLAGSLAAVVLAGVAAVATQVMVDGAASPARAVAADPYSWRNVRIDGGGFVPGIVFNETEPDLIYARTDIGGAYRWNQADQSWTPLLDWVGWDRWGWNGVLSLATDPVQTDRVYAAVGMYTNDWDPNNGAILRSTDRGDTWQATELPFKVGGNMPGRGMGERLAVDPNDNRVVYFGAENGNGLWRSTDHGQTWAEVTSFPNPGNWAEDPADPNGYLDHQPGVVWVTFDESTGSVGSRTPHIYVGVADLQNTVYRSTDAGVTWQRLAGQPTGFIAHQGKIDHATGTLYIATSDNGGPYAGDHGDVWKYATATGEWTRISPTPSDDTANNWYGYSGLSVDRSNPGTVMVTGYSSWWPDTFIYRSTDGGASWTSFYDITYPNRTNHYTMDISDSPWLSWGANPQPPEVTPKLGWMTEALAIDPHDPDRFMYGTGATIYGSTNLTALDDGGTVAIRTMVEGLEETAVLDLVSPPTGDAFLISGLGDIGGFRHTDPDTVPAMMHDQPNLSGNTSIDYAELNPQQMVRVGNGDSGVSHIAYSYSSGANWYAGSEPAGVTSGGTVAVAADGGAVVWSPGGVGVHHATSFGGGFSPSTGVPAGARVEADRVDGETFYAYADGQFYVSTDGGRSFVVSAATGLPAEQGRFATVAGHEGHIWLAGDSGLFRSTDSGATFSRVAGVTAGRNVGFGKAAPGAGYHAVFLVGTIDGVTGVFRSDDTGASWVRINDDQHQYGNMGDAITGDPRVYGRVYLGTNGRGILMADRLGAPPSPTVGPTPSGSPSASPSPSVSPSVSPSPSVSPSGSPTPGPTTPPPGGCTAVYQVVGSWQGGFQGEVRVTNTGSAGITGWTVTWTFPDGQRITQLWGGQHAQSGDDVTVRNVSWNGDLGPGGSTTLGFLADWTAGNGVPAGVSCAAD; from the coding sequence ATGCGCAGAACCCTTGCCGGCTCACTCGCGGCGGTGGTGCTCGCCGGCGTCGCGGCCGTCGCCACCCAGGTGATGGTCGATGGAGCCGCCTCGCCCGCCCGCGCCGTCGCCGCTGACCCGTACTCCTGGCGCAACGTCCGGATCGACGGCGGCGGCTTCGTGCCGGGCATCGTCTTCAACGAGACCGAACCTGACCTCATCTACGCCCGGACCGACATCGGCGGGGCCTACCGCTGGAACCAGGCCGACCAGTCGTGGACCCCGCTGCTGGACTGGGTGGGCTGGGACCGCTGGGGCTGGAACGGTGTGCTCAGCCTGGCCACCGACCCGGTGCAGACCGACCGGGTGTACGCGGCGGTCGGCATGTACACCAACGACTGGGACCCGAACAACGGCGCGATCTTGCGCTCCACCGACAGGGGCGACACCTGGCAGGCGACCGAGTTGCCATTCAAGGTCGGCGGCAACATGCCCGGCCGGGGCATGGGGGAGCGGCTGGCAGTCGACCCGAACGACAACCGCGTCGTCTACTTCGGCGCCGAGAACGGCAACGGCCTGTGGCGCAGCACCGACCACGGCCAGACCTGGGCCGAGGTGACCAGCTTCCCGAACCCCGGCAACTGGGCCGAGGATCCGGCCGACCCGAACGGGTACCTCGACCATCAGCCGGGGGTGGTCTGGGTGACCTTCGACGAGTCGACGGGCAGCGTCGGCAGCCGTACGCCGCACATCTACGTCGGGGTGGCGGACCTGCAGAACACGGTCTACCGCAGCACCGACGCCGGGGTGACCTGGCAGCGGCTCGCCGGTCAGCCGACCGGCTTCATCGCCCACCAGGGCAAGATCGACCATGCGACCGGCACCCTCTACATCGCCACCAGCGACAACGGCGGGCCGTACGCCGGCGACCACGGCGACGTCTGGAAGTACGCCACCGCGACCGGCGAGTGGACCCGGATCAGCCCGACGCCGTCGGACGACACCGCGAACAACTGGTACGGCTACTCCGGGTTGAGCGTGGACCGGAGCAACCCGGGCACGGTGATGGTGACCGGCTACAGCTCGTGGTGGCCGGACACGTTCATCTACCGCAGCACCGACGGCGGCGCTTCCTGGACGTCGTTCTACGACATCACCTACCCGAACCGAACCAACCACTACACCATGGACATCAGCGACTCGCCGTGGCTGTCCTGGGGGGCCAACCCGCAGCCGCCGGAGGTCACCCCGAAGCTCGGCTGGATGACCGAGGCCCTGGCGATCGACCCGCACGACCCGGACCGGTTCATGTACGGCACCGGTGCCACCATCTACGGCTCCACCAACCTCACCGCGCTGGACGACGGCGGCACGGTCGCCATCCGTACCATGGTCGAGGGCCTGGAGGAGACCGCGGTGCTCGACCTGGTCAGCCCGCCGACCGGCGACGCCTTCCTGATCTCCGGGCTCGGCGACATCGGTGGCTTCCGGCACACCGACCCGGACACCGTGCCGGCCATGATGCATGACCAGCCCAACCTCTCCGGAAACACCAGCATCGACTACGCCGAGCTGAACCCGCAGCAGATGGTCCGGGTCGGCAACGGCGACTCCGGTGTCAGCCACATCGCCTACTCGTACAGCTCCGGGGCCAACTGGTACGCCGGCAGCGAGCCTGCTGGCGTCACCTCCGGCGGTACGGTCGCCGTCGCGGCCGACGGTGGCGCGGTGGTGTGGAGCCCGGGCGGGGTCGGCGTGCACCATGCGACCAGCTTCGGCGGCGGGTTCAGCCCGTCCACCGGGGTGCCGGCCGGGGCACGGGTGGAGGCCGACCGGGTCGACGGCGAGACGTTCTACGCCTACGCGGACGGGCAGTTCTACGTGAGCACCGACGGGGGTCGCAGCTTCGTCGTTTCGGCGGCCACCGGTCTGCCGGCCGAGCAGGGCCGGTTCGCCACGGTCGCCGGCCACGAAGGTCACATCTGGCTGGCCGGCGACTCCGGCCTGTTCCGTTCCACCGACTCCGGTGCCACGTTCAGCCGGGTGGCCGGCGTCACCGCTGGCCGCAACGTCGGGTTCGGCAAGGCCGCACCCGGGGCCGGTTACCACGCCGTCTTCCTGGTCGGCACGATCGACGGGGTCACCGGGGTGTTCCGCTCCGACGACACCGGTGCCAGCTGGGTGCGGATCAACGACGACCAGCATCAGTACGGCAACATGGGCGACGCGATCACCGGCGATCCCCGGGTGTACGGCCGGGTGTACCTCGGCACCAACGGCCGCGGCATTCTGATGGCGGACCGGCTCGGTGCGCCGCCGTCACCGACGGTCGGCCCGACCCCGTCCGGCAGCCCGTCGGCCAGTCCGAGCCCGTCGGTGAGTCCCTCGGTGAGTCCGAGTCCGTCGGTGAGTCCGAGTGGCAGCCCCACCCCCGGTCCGACCACCCCGCCGCCGGGCGGATGCACGGCGGTCTACCAGGTGGTCGGCTCCTGGCAGGGCGGCTTCCAGGGTGAGGTTCGGGTGACCAACACCGGCAGCGCCGGGATCACCGGCTGGACGGTGACCTGGACTTTCCCTGACGGTCAGCGGATCACCCAGCTCTGGGGTGGGCAGCACGCGCAGAGCGGTGACGATGTCACGGTCCGAAACGTCTCGTGGAACGGTGACCTCGGTCCCGGGGGCAGCACCACACTGGGTTTCCTGGCCGACTGGACAGCTGGTAACGGAGTTCCAGCGGGCGTGAGCTGCGCAGCGGACTGA